A portion of the Trichomycterus rosablanca isolate fTriRos1 chromosome 17, fTriRos1.hap1, whole genome shotgun sequence genome contains these proteins:
- the mafgb gene encoding v-maf avian musculoaponeurotic fibrosarcoma oncogene homolog Gb, which yields MTTANKGNKALKVKREPGENGTSLTDDELVSMSVRELNQHLRGLTKEEIVQLKQRRRTLKNRGYAASCRVKRVTQKEELERQKAELQQEVEKLASENASMKVELDALRSKYEALQSFARTVARAPAMPVSNVMHGSARGPLASVIGPLVPGKVGATSVITIVKSKTNARS from the exons ATGACGACCGCTAACAAGGGAAACAAAGCCTTGAAG gtgaagcGGGAGCCGGGCGAGAATGGCACGAGCCTCACGGATGACGAACTGGTATCGATGTCTGTGCGAGAGCTCAACCAACACCTGCGTGGTCTCACAAAAGAGGAGATCGTGCAGCTGAAGCAGCGACGCCGTACGCTCAAGAACCGAGGCTACGCCGCCAGTTGCCGGGTCAAGCGTGTCACGCAGAAGGAGGAGCTGGAGCGACAGAAGGCCGAACTCCAGCAGGAGGTGGAGAAGCTTGCCTCGGAGAACGCCAGCATGAAGGTGGAGCTCGACGCCCTGCGCTCCAAATACGAGGCACTGCAAAGCTTTGCCAGGACTGTGGCCCGGGCGCCTGCCATGCCCGTCAGCAACGTGATGCACGGCTCTGCACGTGGGCCGCTGGCTTCTGTCATAGGGCCACTTGTACCGGGGAAGGTGGGTGCCACCAGCGTCATCACAATAGTCAAGTCCAAAACGAACGCCAGGTCTTAG